Proteins found in one Haloferax litoreum genomic segment:
- a CDS encoding arsenite methyltransferase, with protein sequence MSEPTSSDSATGGLAPDEQRRAVRRRYARIASESSGCADETDASGCCDGDGTSEDDLNRQLGYSEDETSAVADGANLGLGCGNPTAIASLRPGETVLDLGSGAGFDCFLAAQEVGDDGHVIGVDMTPEMVEKARENVEKNEATNVEFRLGEIEHLPVADETVDTIISNCVVNLSPAKQQVFHESYRALRPGGRLAISDVVLTAELPEEVHDDAESVASCIAGASPIPELERMLSNAGFEQVRIESKEESKQFISEWDDERDVSEYVVSATIEAVKPPR encoded by the coding sequence ATGAGTGAACCCACGTCTTCCGACTCGGCGACCGGTGGACTGGCTCCCGACGAACAGCGACGGGCAGTTCGCCGACGATACGCCCGTATCGCGAGTGAATCGTCGGGGTGCGCTGACGAGACAGACGCGTCGGGGTGCTGTGACGGAGATGGTACGTCAGAAGATGACCTGAACCGCCAACTGGGCTACTCAGAAGACGAGACCAGCGCTGTGGCAGACGGGGCGAATCTGGGACTCGGCTGTGGAAACCCGACCGCGATTGCGTCACTACGACCCGGCGAAACGGTCCTCGACCTCGGGTCAGGTGCGGGCTTCGACTGCTTCCTCGCCGCGCAGGAGGTCGGAGACGACGGCCACGTCATCGGCGTCGATATGACGCCCGAGATGGTGGAGAAGGCCCGTGAAAACGTCGAGAAGAACGAAGCGACGAACGTGGAGTTCCGCCTCGGTGAAATCGAACACCTCCCAGTCGCCGACGAGACGGTCGATACCATCATCTCGAACTGCGTGGTCAACCTCTCTCCGGCCAAACAGCAGGTGTTCCACGAATCCTATCGCGCGCTTCGTCCCGGTGGACGACTCGCCATTTCGGACGTCGTCTTGACAGCCGAATTGCCGGAGGAAGTCCACGACGACGCCGAATCCGTGGCGTCCTGTATAGCCGGTGCGTCACCGATACCCGAGTTAGAGCGGATGCTCTCGAACGCGGGGTTCGAACAGGTTCGAATCGAGTCGAAAGAAGAGAGTAAACAGTTCATCAGCGAGTGGGACGACGAACGCGACGTGAGTGAGTACGTCGTCTCGGCGACGATAGAGGCCGTCAAACCACCCCGATAG
- a CDS encoding type 1 glutamine amidotransferase, whose protein sequence is MSRPRFAFLDASHGDENTRRNFRRELDADLVEFDVTEGHLPDHFDYDGVVVTGSSSSVYWDDEWIQNLLTYVAEADARDIPLLGICFGHQVVADALGGTVEDMGDFELGYSEIQRTTGDDADDLLAGIDERFTVFTSHGDAVVDLPAGAELLAENEFGVHAFRRTHAFGVQFHPEYDTTTAEEIARSKDFLPDEQIQGVLDGITPENYDAACEAKRLFDNFVAYANTVRADSVGSAA, encoded by the coding sequence ATGAGCAGACCGCGATTTGCCTTCTTGGACGCGTCTCACGGCGACGAGAACACGCGCCGGAACTTCCGACGCGAACTGGACGCCGACCTCGTGGAGTTCGACGTAACCGAGGGACACCTCCCCGACCACTTCGACTACGACGGCGTCGTCGTCACCGGGTCGTCCTCGTCGGTCTACTGGGACGACGAGTGGATACAGAACCTTCTCACGTACGTCGCCGAGGCTGACGCCCGAGATATCCCGCTTCTCGGAATCTGTTTCGGACATCAGGTCGTCGCCGACGCGCTCGGTGGAACGGTCGAAGACATGGGTGACTTCGAACTGGGGTACAGCGAAATCCAGCGAACGACCGGCGACGACGCCGACGACCTGTTGGCCGGCATCGACGAGCGATTCACCGTCTTCACGTCCCACGGCGACGCCGTCGTCGACCTCCCGGCGGGCGCGGAACTCCTCGCGGAGAACGAGTTCGGCGTCCACGCCTTCCGCCGCACCCACGCGTTCGGCGTGCAGTTCCACCCCGAGTACGACACGACGACGGCCGAGGAAATCGCACGCTCGAAAGACTTCCTCCCGGACGAGCAGATTCAGGGCGTCCTCGACGGCATCACTCCCGAAAACTACGACGCCGCCTGCGAGGCAAAGCGCCTGTTCGACAACTTCGTCGCCTACGCGAACACGGTTCGGGCCGACTCTGTCGGGTCTGCGGCCTGA
- a CDS encoding VOC family protein: protein MAINGVHHVVLRVPDVPDGEACYRELFDMEVRFREGLLDGDVGTVPEMFTWDDARSKGVTPTMSFLGRDEFFLAVAQRDETDGKRRVDHIALAVDESTFESVTERAEAAGCTVERNAAHHRTFEDPLGFEWELNASSPPPSRAFDTLEL from the coding sequence ATGGCAATCAACGGTGTCCACCACGTCGTACTCCGAGTCCCAGACGTCCCGGACGGCGAGGCGTGCTACCGGGAACTGTTCGACATGGAAGTGCGATTTCGGGAGGGGTTGTTGGACGGTGACGTCGGAACCGTTCCGGAGATGTTCACGTGGGACGATGCGCGCTCGAAGGGAGTCACACCCACGATGTCGTTTCTGGGGCGAGACGAGTTCTTTCTCGCGGTTGCACAGAGAGACGAGACGGACGGGAAACGACGGGTCGACCACATCGCGTTAGCCGTCGACGAGTCGACGTTCGAGTCGGTGACAGAGCGGGCAGAAGCGGCGGGGTGTACCGTCGAGCGAAACGCCGCTCACCATCGGACGTTCGAAGACCCACTGGGATTCGAGTGGGAACTGAATGCGAGTTCGCCGCCGCCGAGTCGGGCGTTCGACACACTCGAATTATAG